A window of the Cumulibacter manganitolerans genome harbors these coding sequences:
- a CDS encoding dihydrofolate reductase family protein: MIDPTARQQELTFDLILSLDGCAAGDGWPGWWGLESPEYLDWLARQPEQLTVMGATTYRTMSAMAEQAASLEIAAAERAGFAQLTQAEKVVFSGTLEEPLRWPNTRLISSDAVDAVRELKRTSSRPLGTLGSIRLGHSLMQAGVVDRFRIVLFPVITGRTGLERVWERFGDFALQLLASRTFEGGLQLLEYRPTPLAQPPGSAWQRDSK, translated from the coding sequence ATGATCGACCCGACGGCGAGGCAGCAGGAGCTCACCTTCGACCTCATCCTGTCCCTCGACGGCTGCGCGGCCGGAGACGGATGGCCGGGCTGGTGGGGCCTGGAGAGCCCCGAGTACCTGGACTGGCTCGCGCGGCAGCCCGAGCAGCTGACGGTGATGGGGGCGACGACGTACCGCACCATGTCGGCGATGGCCGAGCAGGCCGCGTCGCTCGAGATCGCCGCGGCGGAGCGGGCCGGCTTCGCGCAGCTCACCCAGGCGGAGAAGGTGGTCTTCTCCGGCACGCTCGAGGAACCGTTGCGGTGGCCGAACACCCGGCTGATCAGCTCGGACGCCGTCGACGCGGTACGCGAGCTCAAGCGCACCTCCAGCAGGCCCCTGGGCACCCTCGGCAGCATCCGCCTCGGCCACTCCCTCATGCAGGCCGGGGTGGTCGACCGGTTCCGCATCGTGCTGTTCCCGGTGATCACCGGGCGCACCGGGCTCGAACGCGTCTGGGAGCGCTTCGGAGACTTCGCGCTGCAGCTCCTCGCCTCGCGGACCTTCGAGGGCGGCCTCCAGCTGCTGGAGTACCGGCCCACGCCGCTCGCCCAGCCGCCCGGGTCGGCCTGGCAGCGCGACTCGAAGTGA
- a CDS encoding AfsR/SARP family transcriptional regulator, whose translation MDGFGGAAAATLSRSTPDAAAHRLRAPDEPDADASSGPAAEEQIAEIRLIPRFHVAYGGRPVPLCTRAERVLAFLALEEGVSRRSIVAGALWPESTSDRALASLRTALWSLSHAAIALVDITQNALSLRAQVRVDLTEATSLARHAVDGAGCLRDIPHAVALLRRDLLVDWAEDWTVIPKEQFRQLRLQALESLADRLIADGRLAQAVVTGLDVVGSEPLRESAHLLLMRAYLAQGNRSAAIAQYRSCARLLRDELGLAPSTAMARLLDAALTDPTLD comes from the coding sequence ATGGATGGATTCGGGGGCGCAGCCGCGGCGACGCTGAGCCGAAGTACGCCGGACGCGGCGGCGCACCGGCTGCGGGCGCCGGATGAGCCGGACGCCGATGCGTCGAGCGGGCCGGCGGCCGAGGAGCAGATCGCCGAGATCCGGCTGATCCCGCGGTTCCACGTGGCGTACGGCGGCCGCCCGGTGCCGCTGTGCACCAGGGCGGAGCGGGTGCTGGCGTTTCTCGCCCTGGAAGAGGGTGTCTCGCGCCGGTCGATCGTCGCCGGAGCCCTGTGGCCGGAATCGACGTCCGATCGCGCGCTGGCGAGCCTGCGCACCGCGCTGTGGAGCCTGTCGCACGCCGCGATCGCGCTGGTCGACATCACCCAGAACGCGCTGAGCCTGCGTGCGCAGGTACGTGTCGACCTGACCGAGGCGACATCGCTGGCCCGGCACGCCGTGGACGGCGCCGGCTGCCTGCGCGACATCCCGCACGCCGTCGCGCTGCTGCGTCGCGATCTGCTGGTCGACTGGGCCGAGGACTGGACGGTGATCCCGAAGGAGCAGTTCCGCCAGCTGCGCCTGCAGGCTCTGGAGTCCCTCGCCGACCGGCTGATCGCCGACGGCCGGCTGGCGCAGGCCGTGGTGACCGGACTCGACGTCGTCGGATCCGAGCCGCTGCGGGAATCGGCGCACCTGCTGCTGATGCGCGCCTACCTCGCGCAGGGCAACCGGAGCGCCGCTATCGCGCAGTACCGCAGCTGCGCCCGGTTGCTGCGCGACGAGCTCGGACTCGCGCCGTCGACCGCGATGGCCCGGCTGCTCGACGCCGCGCTCACCGACCCGACGCTGGACTGA